From a single Brienomyrus brachyistius isolate T26 unplaced genomic scaffold, BBRACH_0.4 scaffold56, whole genome shotgun sequence genomic region:
- the LOC125724460 gene encoding E3 SUMO-protein ligase ZBED1-like isoform X2, with the protein MDKLHPAPSNLKSTVWQHFGFCEDKEKGVVDKSHTVCKVCRAKFKYFGNTTNMKKHITRFHSELQERTSVPIASSAGFTQRTLEQVAKLPSNSEKAKRITRSVAGFIAKDLRPYCVVENEGFRSMLQVLEPRYSVPSRRYFSDTAIPALYRETKAQILESISNTYRIAITCDAWTSISTDSYVTITALYITDEFKLTACVLQTRAMNESHTGTNVAELLQSVANEWKIANKNLVLVTDNASNMAIAAQLSKFPHVRCYAHTLNLASQRALKLPAVSRLLGRVRRIVTFFHRSTTAKHQLEEKQKQLNLPSHKLKSDVITRWNSAYEMLERFIEQQPAVCAALLSPELIQDMKENTEEKTVIREIKRVISEDLSRRYTTVQETNLLHKCASLDPRFKALPFLSKEKREEAYKTVTTEASSLQEEDKAKEQENPEDSTVTEASNSVSPQPKVAENQDDRPSTSTGRASSLLQCLLGQTFSDASVTPHHQSAHAIAEEEMTRYLGSPPLSLSEDPLNWWHVNKVSFPLLSKMAKRYLCIPATSVSAERVFSTAGDIVTAQRSTLTPEHVDQLLFLHKNLNLAI; encoded by the exons ATGGACAAACTACATCCTGCACCATCAAATTTAAAATCGACTGTATGGCAACATTTTGGATTTTGTGAAGACAAAGAGAAAGGGGTCGTTGATAAAAGTCATACTGTGTGCAAAGTCTGTCGCGCCAAATTTAAGTATTTCGGGAACACTACTAATATGAAGAAACATATAACACGGTTCCACTCAGAGCTGCAGGAACGGACTTCGGTCCCGATCGCGTCCAGCGCCGGTTTCACTCAAAGGACCCTCGAGCAAGTAGCAAAGCTTCCATCCAATTCTGAAAAAGCCAAGCGAATTACACGGTCAGTGGCGGGTTTCATTGCCAAAGATTTGCGTCCTTACTGTGTAGTGGAGAACGAAGGATTTCGCTCAATGTTACAGGTGCTTGAGCCAAGATATAGTGTGCCGTCACGacgttatttcagtgacactgcAATACCCGCACTCTACAGGGAGACTAAAGCTCAAATTTTAGAATCAATAAGTAATACGTACAGGATTGCAATAACATGCGATGCATGGACATCAATTTCAACAGACTCGTATGTCACCATTACGGCTCTCTACATCACGGATGAGTTTAAGCTCACGGCTTGTGTTCTGCAAACGCGGGCTATGAATGAAAGCCACACAGGCACAAATGTTGCTGAACTTTTGCAAAGTGTTGCAAACGAATGGAAAATTGCAAACAAAAACTTAGTTTTGGTGACTGACAATGCCTCTAATATGGCTATTGCAGCACAGCTTAGCAAGTTCCCACATGTGAGATGTTACGCACACACACTTAATTTGGCCTCTCAGCGAGCGCTAAAGTTGCCGGCAGTTTCAAGGCTGTTAGGGAGAGTGAGGCGCATTGTAACGTTTTTCCATCGCAGCACAACTGCAAAGCATCAGTTGGAGGAGAAACAAAAACAGCTTAATCTGCCATCTCATAAACTAAAATCTGATGTCATCACTAGATGGAACAGCGCATATGAGATGCTTGAACGATTCATTGAGCAACAACCGGCTGTCTGCGCTGCGTTACTGTCACCTGAG TTGATCCAGGACATGAAAGAAAACACTGAGGAAAAAACAGTGATCAGGGAGATAAAGAGGGTCATCAGTGAGGACCTCAGCAGAAGGTACACCACTGTGCAGGAGACCAATCTTCTTCACAAATGTGCTTCTCTGGACCCGCGCTTTAAGGCACTGCCCTTTCTTTCCaaagaaaagagagaagaaGCGTACAAAACAGTGACTACTGAAGCTTCATCATTGCAAgag GAAGATAAGGCAAAAGAGCAGGAAAATCCAGAAGACAGCACAGTGACAGAAGCCAGCAACTCAGTGAGCCCACAGCCTAAAGTCGCAGAGAATCAGGATGACCGTCCTTCTACTTCAACAGGAAGAGCTTCATCTTTGCTTCAGTGTCTGCTGGGACAGACCTTCTCTGATGCTTCTGTTACACCACATCATCAGTCAGCCCATGCCATAGCTGAAGAGGAGATGACCAGATATCTGGGTTCTCCACCACTCTCTCTATCTGAGGACCCCCTCAACTGGTGGCATGTAAACAAGGTGTCGTTTCCTTTGCTCTCCAAAATGGCAAAGAGGTATTTATGCATTCCTGCAACCAGTGTCTCTGCAGAGAGAGTCTTTTCCACTGCAGGAGATATTGTTACGGCCCAGCGAAGCACACTTACTCCTGAACATGTGGACCAACTGCTCTTCCTTCACAAAAATTTGAACTTGGCAATATAA
- the LOC125724460 gene encoding E3 SUMO-protein ligase ZBED1-like isoform X1 gives MDKLHPAPSNLKSTVWQHFGFCEDKEKGVVDKSHTVCKVCRAKFKYFGNTTNMKKHITRFHSELQERTSVPIASSAGFTQRTLEQVAKLPSNSEKAKRITRSVAGFIAKDLRPYCVVENEGFRSMLQVLEPRYSVPSRRYFSDTAIPALYRETKAQILESISNTYRIAITCDAWTSISTDSYVTITALYITDEFKLTACVLQTRAMNESHTGTNVAELLQSVANEWKIANKNLVLVTDNASNMAIAAQLSKFPHVRCYAHTLNLASQRALKLPAVSRLLGRVRRIVTFFHRSTTAKHQLEEKQKQLNLPSHKLKSDVITRWNSAYEMLERFIEQQPAVCAALLSPEVRKGASEIFSLTESDISCAEDVVNALKPMKDATLLMSEESSPTACLIAPLHAKLIQDMKENTEEKTVIREIKRVISEDLSRRYTTVQETNLLHKCASLDPRFKALPFLSKEKREEAYKTVTTEASSLQEEDKAKEQENPEDSTVTEASNSVSPQPKVAENQDDRPSTSTGRASSLLQCLLGQTFSDASVTPHHQSAHAIAEEEMTRYLGSPPLSLSEDPLNWWHVNKVSFPLLSKMAKRYLCIPATSVSAERVFSTAGDIVTAQRSTLTPEHVDQLLFLHKNLNLAI, from the exons ATGGACAAACTACATCCTGCACCATCAAATTTAAAATCGACTGTATGGCAACATTTTGGATTTTGTGAAGACAAAGAGAAAGGGGTCGTTGATAAAAGTCATACTGTGTGCAAAGTCTGTCGCGCCAAATTTAAGTATTTCGGGAACACTACTAATATGAAGAAACATATAACACGGTTCCACTCAGAGCTGCAGGAACGGACTTCGGTCCCGATCGCGTCCAGCGCCGGTTTCACTCAAAGGACCCTCGAGCAAGTAGCAAAGCTTCCATCCAATTCTGAAAAAGCCAAGCGAATTACACGGTCAGTGGCGGGTTTCATTGCCAAAGATTTGCGTCCTTACTGTGTAGTGGAGAACGAAGGATTTCGCTCAATGTTACAGGTGCTTGAGCCAAGATATAGTGTGCCGTCACGacgttatttcagtgacactgcAATACCCGCACTCTACAGGGAGACTAAAGCTCAAATTTTAGAATCAATAAGTAATACGTACAGGATTGCAATAACATGCGATGCATGGACATCAATTTCAACAGACTCGTATGTCACCATTACGGCTCTCTACATCACGGATGAGTTTAAGCTCACGGCTTGTGTTCTGCAAACGCGGGCTATGAATGAAAGCCACACAGGCACAAATGTTGCTGAACTTTTGCAAAGTGTTGCAAACGAATGGAAAATTGCAAACAAAAACTTAGTTTTGGTGACTGACAATGCCTCTAATATGGCTATTGCAGCACAGCTTAGCAAGTTCCCACATGTGAGATGTTACGCACACACACTTAATTTGGCCTCTCAGCGAGCGCTAAAGTTGCCGGCAGTTTCAAGGCTGTTAGGGAGAGTGAGGCGCATTGTAACGTTTTTCCATCGCAGCACAACTGCAAAGCATCAGTTGGAGGAGAAACAAAAACAGCTTAATCTGCCATCTCATAAACTAAAATCTGATGTCATCACTAGATGGAACAGCGCATATGAGATGCTTGAACGATTCATTGAGCAACAACCGGCTGTCTGCGCTGCGTTACTGTCACCTGAGGTGAGAAAAGGAGCGTCTGAAATCTTCAGTCTTACAGAGTCAGATATTTCATGTGCTGAAGATGTTGTAAACGCCCTCAAGCCTATGAAAGATGCCACCCTTCTAATGTCAGAGGAGAGCAGCCCCACAGCATGTTTGATTGCTCCATTGCATGCTAAGTTGATCCAGGACATGAAAGAAAACACTGAGGAAAAAACAGTGATCAGGGAGATAAAGAGGGTCATCAGTGAGGACCTCAGCAGAAGGTACACCACTGTGCAGGAGACCAATCTTCTTCACAAATGTGCTTCTCTGGACCCGCGCTTTAAGGCACTGCCCTTTCTTTCCaaagaaaagagagaagaaGCGTACAAAACAGTGACTACTGAAGCTTCATCATTGCAAgag GAAGATAAGGCAAAAGAGCAGGAAAATCCAGAAGACAGCACAGTGACAGAAGCCAGCAACTCAGTGAGCCCACAGCCTAAAGTCGCAGAGAATCAGGATGACCGTCCTTCTACTTCAACAGGAAGAGCTTCATCTTTGCTTCAGTGTCTGCTGGGACAGACCTTCTCTGATGCTTCTGTTACACCACATCATCAGTCAGCCCATGCCATAGCTGAAGAGGAGATGACCAGATATCTGGGTTCTCCACCACTCTCTCTATCTGAGGACCCCCTCAACTGGTGGCATGTAAACAAGGTGTCGTTTCCTTTGCTCTCCAAAATGGCAAAGAGGTATTTATGCATTCCTGCAACCAGTGTCTCTGCAGAGAGAGTCTTTTCCACTGCAGGAGATATTGTTACGGCCCAGCGAAGCACACTTACTCCTGAACATGTGGACCAACTGCTCTTCCTTCACAAAAATTTGAACTTGGCAATATAA